Within the SAR324 cluster bacterium genome, the region ACAAATCGAGTCACTGAACTGCTGACTCAGACATTATCTAGCCAGACTCCATGTAAAACGCTTTGCTAGAGCAAATCAAAAACGATGTTGGAAGTCTCTTTGAAACTGCTCATCCATAAGCTAAACAACCCTTAAGCGTCAACGCCTAATTTTAAATCAAAAATCAAGTTTGATTAGGTGGTTGCTTTGAGAAGTATGTTGAAAATTAACTTAAAAGCTCTAATGTAATATATATGTAAATTTAAAGTGAAATTACTAACAAACAATACTAAGGAGTATTAAAAAGATGCCAACCGCAAGAATTCTTTATCTGGAAGATGATATTGGTGTAGCTTCTCCAACCAAAGCTGTACTTGAGCAAAAAGGGTATAGTGTCATCCACGTTGAAGAGGGAATGGATGCATTGACAAGACTCTTGACAGAACATTTTGATGGAGCAATTTGCGATTTAACGCTTCCAGACGTAGATGGATTAAAAGTGATTGAGAGCATCCGTTCTAAGAATGCTCGACTACCAATAATTATTTTGAGCGCTAGAAGTGATACAGAAGAAAAATTAGAGGGCCTACGCTCAGGTGGTAATGACTATCTGACAAAACCTTTTGCAATCGAAGAACTGCTCACTAGATTAAATAATATTCTGAGGCATCGTCCTCTGCCAACTCAAGAGGAAGTACAAGCTTATGGTTTACTTCAGGTATCAGATCTGATCATTGATCCAGTTAGGCAGCAAGTTCGTAGGGCAGGAAACTATGTAGAACTGCGCAGCAAAGAGTACGAGTTGCTGCATTACATGGTTCTGAATCCTAATCGCATCCTGACGAAAGAGGAACTCCTAAGGGAAATATGGAATTATCCATATGATCCATCTACCAGAATCGTTGATAACTTGGTTGCCAGATTAAGAAAGAAAATGGATCAGGGTTATGATATTCGCCTCATTTACACGCGTTGGGGTAAGGGATATTTATTCAAAAATCCAGATGCTG harbors:
- a CDS encoding response regulator transcription factor, which encodes MPTARILYLEDDIGVASPTKAVLEQKGYSVIHVEEGMDALTRLLTEHFDGAICDLTLPDVDGLKVIESIRSKNARLPIIILSARSDTEEKLEGLRSGGNDYLTKPFAIEELLTRLNNILRHRPLPTQEEVQAYGLLQVSDLIIDPVRQQVRRAGNYVELRSKEYELLHYMVLNPNRILTKEELLREIWNYPYDPSTRIVDNLVARLRKKMDQGYDIRLIYTRWGKGYLFKNPDADISKMGVPEPPLVAKMPEPIVEPEPKPEPTPQYGPLTIPPPSAYLKD